The sequence ACAGTGTGATAGTTTTGTTGGTATTCTTTTCATCCCAGCTGATTGGCAGGAAAAGCATGGTAATTTTGAAGTTTTGTGATGTTTGGAGCTTGTTAGTCTAGGATTTTATTCTCTTATTCTCAACATATTTTTATCTCCTTTCTAGGATATGCTGAATCTTCATAAGCTTCTGGGATGCAATTGTCAAAGTCCACATAAGAAGAATTTAAGTCTAGAGAAGTGTTTCCTGAATTCAGAAAAGTTGGTGAAAGAAAATGGATCAGATGAGCACAGAGGTTAAGATCTTccaattgtttatttttctaggaattttattttaaatttttaacaaatgcatctaaagaTTCAGGTGCCTTTCTTAAACTGTTGAAGTAACATCCATGTGTGGGTTTTATAGTTTCCATTCTGCTACTTGTAGGGTTTATTTTATCAGCACTGCAATTCAAGTTCTTTAATTACCTTGATCTTTGTCATAGAGAACGTTCAAAATTTTCTATTAATATCTTTTATCACCTTCAAATACATTACTACGAACAAAAATTTAGTTCACTGGAAAATCAAAACTACCGGAGGAATAGATCTCTTGAATATCCATTGAAATGTCATGTATTTTACAGTTAAACACAAGTTGAAATTTTGGTAGATAGAATTTAAATGTATGGAGTGTTTCTCATGCAGTGCTAGTTGGTTTTTTCATACTAATTAATTGTGATTAAAATTCTATAAGATGACCTTAAGCTTTCCATGCTTTATGTACAAAATTTGGCTAAAAATGAAACAAGACATTAACAGAATGTATGTAAGAAAGGATAGTATTATATAAATGCTTCTAGAGGAACTTAGGGGGTGCCACTTAGAGTTGGTTTAGATATGGGAAGTCAAATGAGACATTAATGGATGTGGGACCATACATCAATGCAGTATTGGGAAAGGATTAGTCACCAACTAAATAGTAGTTTTGAATGTCATTATTTCGTTATTCTTGATGCAATTCATGACATCTGTAAGATTATACTCTTCCTTAATTCAAATGGAATCAGAGGCATCTACAAGGTTTGGCTTATTGGGGTATCCTGATTGTGAAAATATGAAAGAACCATAATAATGTTACTGGGTACTTAATTCATTGATTTCTATATGGAAAATCCCACTAGTGATGTGCAATTTGGCTTTGTTGATGATTCTCACTGTTTATATATGCAAAGCTTTTTGGAAACTTCATACCATTACTTCTGTACTTTTACTGTATTGAGGTTGCAAGCTGTCTGATTCCTCCACATGTCTGTCAAAGCAGATGCTGTGAAAACAGTTAGAGCCATCCACGCTTGGTGGGAAGAAATGGCTAAACGTAACAACAGCCGTGTACATAAATCATCTGCCTCTAATGTACAGAGCCATGTGGCTAGCAATCAGTTATCTGACATTCAAAGAGGTAATCTGTATGAAATGTCTCTATTTTGCTTAGTTTCCTAGTTAATGTGCTAATGTACTTCATGTTGGCGTCTGCAATACTTGGTATGCTGTACTAAACCATTGATCTAGACACCAGGTCTTACTGGAACTTGTCTTGACATCTATTATTGCAATTTGTTTTGAAGGTTGTGGGGACAGCAGTCTGATCACTCGGATCATTCACTGCCAGGCCCGAAAGACTTGTcatccagttttttttttttttttttttttggtgcttcTTACCTGTCATCTGGTTTcgttttcctcttttcttcacCCACCCCATCACCCACCCCCAaaacccccccccaacccccaccaaccccccccccatccTCCcccacccaccaaaaaaaaaaaaaaaaaaaaaaaaatgtggttgGCTGGTGGCAGGAACATTCAGACAATTGATCATTTGGCCTGAACCATTCCTTTCTCCATTCTCAGAAACACTGGTAACTGATTTAAATATTGCCTTAATTAATCTTACTTGAGAACCTTTGTTTCTTGGCTTTTTGGTAAGGTTGAGATCCAAACTATGAATAATTTCAGTGACCCATATCTGTTCCTTGCTATTTCTGCGTTGAAATGTGTCCCATGATCCTATCCAAATTAGCCTGACTGAGAATTCCTTTTCCTATTTTCCCCCAGCTTCTGTCTCCATATTTTAACCTCCTGTAACAACTGATATCTCAtagtttttctcttttagtCTCTGATCCGCTTATGTGAGGAAAGCTGAGGGGACCTAGCAATACTTCATTGAACTAGGGATcccatttgcattttttttcttaaaaaagatCACCTGCATCAGTATGCTAGGAATTTTCACAATTGAATTCTTCTACTACTGAGTTGGCCTTTATGTATTCTCCCAGAAAGGGCTGCAAAAATCATACAGTCTTATCTCAGAGGTTCAATTGAGCGCCACAAGTTTTTGAAGATAAAGTCTGCTGCTTCTTTGCTGCAAACTGTTATTCTGGCTTGGCTAATGGTGAGGCAGATGGGGACCAAGAAAGCCAGTTCCTCCATCACTGAACGACAGTCTTATGGTATACAATGAGCTGTTATTGTTCCAAAACTTGTTTCTCCGCTTATAATTAGGTTTCCGCTTTCATGATCCTTTGATTTTCCTGGACAGGATGGCAGGAACACTCACACACATTTCAGAAGTATTTTAAGTTCTTAGTTGACAGACATAGCTTTATCAGGTTGAGAAACTCTGCTTTGATTATTCAGCAAGCAGCAAGGGCTTGGATTAAGCAAATACATCAGAGTGAAAGCATTTTAGATGTTGAGGTTATGCTTCTTTCCATTCTCACTGTCGCCATTATTATGTGATCATATACTCACATACCGAGTGAACAAGGTCTAAATTTAATAACTTGGTTTATTACAGAGCAAGCTGACGGATGGCAAATTGATATTTAAGGACCTCCAAATTGATGCGGAGGATAATATTCAGGTTGCTTGGAGAGAACTTACCATGCACACTTCTTTCTCCAACAAATGCATTGCTGCAATCAAAATTCAGAGTCATTGGCGTGGTTGGTCCATGAGGAAAAATTTTTTGCATCAAAGGAGAGCAGCAATAAAGATTCAGACTATGATTCGATATCTAAAATGTCAGATGGTGCTTCAACAATGTACACTTAGGTCAGCCATCATAATTCAATCCCATATTCGTGGATGGGTTGCTCGGAGAGAAGCTAATAGAGTGAGGCATCAAATTGTTGTGATCCAAGTAAGTTTTCTCTCTGTAGTGTTTCTGCTACCTTCTTCATTGAGTGGATTTCCTAAGTAGTAGTATTTATGTATGAGAGAGAGTTCATACCTAAAAGAATTTAATTAACAGTGACAAAGAGGTTCTTGTATTTGGTGTTATTGTTTGCTCATTGCTGCAATAAATCCAGGGTCATTCGCGCAGTTGGTTGGTGAGGAAAGATTTTCTAAATCAAAAGAATGCGATAATAAAGATCCAGAATGGTCTCCGATGCGTAAAATGCTGGAAGGCCTTTCAGAGTTACAGGCATGCAGCCATTGAAATTCAACGGTTCATCAGAGGACAGGTTGATCGAAGGAGACTTGTAGGTTAGTGAggaattttctctaatttgatGCTCTGATTTATTACCATGATTGTGTCCTGTTTGCTTTGCTGGTTTCGGTACTCTGAAGCTGGTTCAGTGCAGGTGCTTCTTGTCTTCACACGGTTATGCGTCATTGCTGCATGGATGAGATCTTAAGAGACTTCATCCAGAGCCCTGAATTGAAAGTTCTTTTGTATTCAGTTCTGAAATTGCAAAGGTGGTGGAAGAGCATTTTGTGGATGAAATCCAGAACAAGGGCGGTTACAGTTATTCAGTCTCATATTCGTCAGTGGATTGCTAAACAAGCTGCCAGAAGGGAGCGACATCGTGTTGTTGTGATCCAAGTAAGACTTCCAGACAAGCCATTTTAAACTAGTTTCTTATTCTCTCTGTAGAGTTTCTGCTACCTCCTTCATTGAGTGGACTTCCTAAGTCGTAGTATTTTTGTACTCCTAATTAACAGTGACAATAGTAATTCATATATTTGGTGTTATTGTTTGCTGTGATAAATCCAGAGTCATTGGCGCAGTTGGTTGGTGAGGAAagattttttaaatcaaaagaaTGCTATAATAAAGATCCAGAATTGTCTCCGATGCGTAAAATGCTGGAAGAATTTTCAGAGTTACAGGCATGCAGCCATTGAAATTCAACGAATTGTTAGAGGGCGGGTTAATCGAAGGAGGCTTGTAGGTTTGTGAGCAATTTTGTCAAATTTGATGCTCTGATTTATTTCAATGATTGGGTTCGGTTTGCTTTGCTGGTTGTGGAACTCTGAAGCTGGTTCAGTGCAGGTGCTTCTTGTCTTCAGTCGGTTATGCGTTATTGTTGCATGGATGAGACCTCGAGAGACTTCATCCAGAGCCCAGAATTGAAAGCTCTTTTGTATTCAGTTCTGAAATTGCAAAGGTGGTGGAAGAGCGTTTTGTGGATGAAAACCAGAACAAGGGCAGCTATCATTATTCAGTCTCATGTTCGTAAGTGGATTGCTAAACAAGTTTCTATAAGGGAGCGGAATCGTGTTGTTGTGATCCAAGTAAGACTTCTAGATGAgttattttaagatttttttggttttgtgaTATAGAATCAATATTACCATTTGTTTTGTGTTATGACCATCCTTATATTTGTTTTAATACAAGAAATCCTATTGAGTTCTTTCTACTGCCGAAAAATAATGGAACTTAACAATAGCATTTagataattttaaataaaattacaaattcaaATAACAGCTGTAACTAATTTTGGTTAGTGACCAGTGTTACTTACTCAGCGTGGGCTTTCCATGCAAGCTATGAAAGGAGTTGTCTTATGTTAATGTTTTTTGATTCCTTCTCCCAccttggcattcttcagtcAAGTTTAGTTGCATTAAAGCTAACCCAAGTcattttgaagatttgaagattGAAACGAGATGGGAATGTGATGCACAAAATTTTGTCCAGTTGAGCtgctttcattaattttttcccACGTTCCATATATGTGAAACTGATTTCTTTTTAGTTAAAACTCAATCTTATATATGCTTGGTTTTTTGTATATTCAGCGAACTTCTATATATTGAGTGCTGTAATAGGAATATAGCATATTATGGGTCTGTTGCTAGAGATTTCCTAGCAGCACAGTGGCATCAATTTTTTGATGCAGTGAAATGACAATTGTGGTATGTGGATCATGATGATAACTGACAGCCATGATGGAATCTAGGATGATAAATACCCAAATTAGATCATGGGACATTGGATTTGAGAAGGCCCTGTAATCGATTTACTTCAACTCCATGAATGACTTTAAGTAAGTGTGGCTCATTCGAGGTGTGCACAAATATGAATAAGATGTCTAACTAGTAACTACTAAAGTTTAACTCAGTTTCATTTtacattttccttttactttgaAGGTGGGGGTGGGAGTTGAGTTTACTAAGATACCATTGTGTACTCAGCTTGCCCAATTAGCTTAGGTACCACATCCCACATATTTGTACTGTTTCTATGAACCTAGATATTTGAGAGTAGTGTATTTTAATTTAACACTGAACCTGCTACTTGTATTTGTTTGGGATTTGAATACTTTCTTGTTTCAATCGATGCATCAACATGGAACTACGAAGTGCTATTCATTATGCTTCTGCCCACAAGGAGCTCAACGTGCTTTCTTGTCTTAATCATGAATAAAcgttataaaataaaaataatttcatgCTTTCTACGCCTTCAACttggtatatttttttcttccagtTGGCACATTGAAAGATTAACTGTTGAATTGATTGTTtgatttataaaatttgttttaagttgaagaccttttttttctaataatttttGCTTAATCACTTTACATGGACAGTCATTTTGGAAAGGGTACCTTGCACggaaagaatcaaaagatcggTTACAGGATTTGCGGATCAGAGTGCAAAAGTCTGCTGCAAATGTGGATGATAGTATGCGTCTTATAAATAGACTTGTAGCCGCACTTTCAGAACTATTGAACATTAGAAGTGTCACTAGCATTCTTCATATTTGTTCTACTCTAGGTAATATCTCTCTTGGTGACAGTCTTTTAGAAGGAAAATTGTTTTCAGTTACACTGTTCTGTTCTCTTATCTGAACTACTTGCTTAGATTATTTATTGGTCATTATGCATAGGCACAACTCATAATTATTTCTGTATCTTAAACAACAATATTAGAACTAAAATAttattcttatttcttctttcatataagaaataatgaaataatattAATGACGTAACAAACTTtcgaattttttgttttctaataGATGTTGAACCTTTTGTAACAACAGAAAATGAACCCTATATGACGTTTGGAAACATTCTAATGATAACTTAAGATTATTACAATGTATTTTCTTGTTGGTTATCTATCATTTCTTAACACTTTTCCTTGTTTACACCATTGATTTGTGACTAAGAATATGTTGAAAATATGATGACTAGTTCTCAACCACTAACTTTAAATTAAAGGTAATAACTATACTGTGTTCCTCACGTTGTGCATAATTTAACAAATGCAAACCTGTTTTTTGGTGCAGATGTTGCTACAACACATTCTCAGAATTGTTGTGAGAAGCTCGTGTCTGCTGGTGCCATTGACACACTATTGAAGCTGATTAGCTCAGTCAGCCGTAGCATCCCTGATCAAGAGGTTCTAAAATATGCACTTTCCGCCCTCAGAAACCTTGCTCGCTACTCACATTTGGCTGAAGTGCTTATCAATACCCATGGATCTGTAGAAACATTCCTATGGGAGTTACTAAGGTTAGTTCATCTGTTATGTCTTTTGGTCACAAACcatatattttgtatcattaatttttgttaatttttctGCAGGAACAAGGAGGAAGGATTTTTCATTGCCTCTGAGCTTTTGAAGAAATTGTGCTCAACACAGAAAGGGTATGATGCTGTACACAGACGCCCTCTACTCTTAAAGAGGCTATATAGCCTTGCTGAGGATCTCAAGAGAAAAGCAAGAAATGATAAGAGGTGAGGCTATGAAGAAGGGATTCTCTTTTGGTTGAAAGAAATCTTCTGTTCATATTGAGGAACCACAGTGTTATTGATACTACAACAATTGGTAAGTCTTACTTGCCCTTGTTTTTGCTTGATGTAGGAATGGACGCCCTCTGGCTTTGAGGGACAGCACTGAACGAAGGTTAAGAGAGGTTGAAGAGCTCTTGAAATTGATTACAACTGGATAAGAACAATTAGCCTTTCTGGACTTCAAGAATCCTTGTTTCTAGCTAGTATTTGATTGTAtcatatttcctttttttaccTTCTGTTGTAGGGTTGGTGGAAGAAGGCTTTGTTGTTTTGCGTGGTGGGAGGGGGTGTAGAATACAGACGAGGATTGTCTAGGGCATGGTGGTGGAATTTTGTATGTGGTCTAAAGTGAAAAAAACTCTAAATAATGACCTCTATAAGTCTAACCTCCCTTGATTTTGTATAAGTAGACATGTGGCTGTTGTGCAAATCTGAAATTCTAATTACAGGTCCATAATGTCCTAATCCAATTCAGTTGGTTGGATTTGGAAAATACATTCCAGTGACTATTGAtgtagtattttattttttaggttctGCTCGGTTAGTTGGAAACTGGAGCAGAGGAAGATCAAAGAAGTGgaagggaagaaaatttcattttccataGGTTTCTGGGGCTTGGTATCTTTCTCAGAATGGATGGTGATCATCTTGAAAGGGTGTTCGTTAttagagaaataaagaaagagaagtgaaatcaaatatcaaaataaaagtttGCATTCCGTAAAAAAGGGCACCATGAGGCTCCCACATGCGAGGTTTAGGGGACGAGAACTATATAGCCTTAACCTAAGAATGTCCAAAGGCTGTTTTGAGTATTAAAATGTTTACTAAATCAATGGAAAGTGTTTGTCTATTTCTGAAACTGTCATGTTGCttgttattggttttttttttttttttttttttttcggtggaGGAGGGTGTGGTTGCACATGGGCAGTGATAGAGGATGGGTTTCTTGTATTTCacaggggtggggtggggtggggtggggtggggtgtcAGTTCGTACCCCTCTATGTTTAGGCACAAGAGTTGTGTAATTAGAGATTGTTCTTTTACCATTTGTAACAAAGGGAATTTATTAtgactcccctacacttggcttatatttactaaaactctcctatatattttttttccttgatatTCCCCTGCTTTTGAACTTTCACATCTCCTTCTCCCGTGCACTTTTTAAATACGCAGattaatccaaaaaatagcTAATTGGTTTGTCCTTCCATTATTATTTGGTTCAAATGTTGCTTTGTTGGCTGAAACTTAAACTCCTCCATGGCTCccatatcattattttttttttttttgaattttctgtaAATGCATTAGTATTGAATCACTTAAAAGacgttatttatttatttattaaattttttttttgtctcatccatcatcaagaatattgtttatttattaattttttctcttttgtctcATCTATCATCTCGAGTTtagtaatctatttttttttatctgtatTAGATTGGTTTCGGTCTTAACTGATACTAATTCGGATTGATTGATCTCAATGTTATATTTCCCgttaggtaggggtgtcaattcctaaaccaaaccggtaaaatCGGTCGGACCAAACTGATAACAACACGggccgaaccgaaccgaagccttattggttcggttcggtttggagtattgcaaccccaaaaccaaaccgaaccgcaccgaaaatcggatgaacctgaaaccaaacccaaatcggctcaaaactagaatcgaaactgaaaccaaaccagtaagaaaccgaaacactccaaaattcattaaaaaaatcaaaatttgcatagttttgtatacatttgtatggaaattcaaatccaaactggacaaaaaaccaaaaccaacccggttacaaatcgatttaagaaaccgaagacaaaccgaaaccaaatcgcaccgaaaccaaaaccaaaccgaaaccagaatttccttattggttcggtttcggtttcagctttcccacaccgaaaccgactcaacccagaccgaaactgagctggaccgaccgattgacacccctaacgtTAGGGTTGCTACAAATGATtttagagattaaaaaaataataaaaatattagatCTCGTTCTCAACCAATACCGATATAGATTAGATCTATATCGTTCTCAACCAATGTCAATACGAATCACTTAATTTGGACAATCCAAGACAAACACATTTGTGTCATCTTTCCACAATGTCATTTTTGagccaatcaatttgaaaagcGTTTAATAAGATCTAGATAAAATGAGGGGTAAtctggatatttaaaaaaaaataggggaaaagaGAAGTAAGAGTCCAAAACTATAAAAGtatcaggaaaaagaaaaatgatcagagagttttaataaatataggtaGGGAAGTGATAGTAAACTTCCCgtataaaaaaattgtaaatttttttataaggaTGATGTTCATAATCCTGATTATAAAACTCATTGTTTTCCTAAAATAGAAGGAGAAGTTTTCTGGTCCGCTTACCAGATAACTGACACCTTCGTTTGGAGCACCAGACCATGCAGATTAAATATTCTCCCCAACGCTATTGGACAAAATGTTGGAAAACCTTCAGTTTTTGTCATCTCTCACTCCCATGCCCCCAAATCCCCATAGCCCGCAGACCAGCAAACCCCTTTCTTAATAAAATATGATAAGATATTTAAATATTGGAATAAAGGTGAGAGAATAATAATGGCTCAAAGGACCAATCAAATGGTCTAGGTAATGTGGCCTGATGGCAAGGATGGACTAGTCCTAGGTTGAGATTTGAAAATACAGAAATACTGAAGGTGGGAGGATATGATTTG is a genomic window of Macadamia integrifolia cultivar HAES 741 chromosome 13, SCU_Mint_v3, whole genome shotgun sequence containing:
- the LOC122060031 gene encoding abnormal spindle-like microcephaly-associated protein homolog isoform X2 — translated: MEGEQPSPSPSPHPSTLLRDISNFRTPKHSSQNPTLNSPFPPFFTASKQTPSSSSSAFRRRTSIAPSSKSKAARKLKAFELEQYQSSRKAQIRKEKSLKYLAKSLTAWLNFLFENPKYCGCDLSALTGAARLENVGTVFANGKKESWPGVDVGIDGAWRTPKRQKDKSWKPAQFADTKPLLSLSAFSSLEVSMREVCSFEDLTKRMRAYMSLGSCKEVLSAMIQVAKNIDEGRFKMKAHCPIVTDVGMKKKATRVLMTYNPIWLRIGLYIIFGGDSLLPTVDVNSDQEVLFLKMVVEKQFFSHVGLAKAYAYNKLVEGLYRPGYFEALGNIILKRFLFLVLILDRAKSQSSLPINYGIDGTDGGSPLLFISQSDIKSSRQVIHDFLSSEVMHGEGNVLAHLVIIGYKVHYQQCSLFEYDFSVKELFEDLQDGIRLCRAIQLLQHDASILTKMAVPSDTRKRDLANCQLAMQYIKHAAVPLYDEDGVMILAEDVANGDKELTLSLLWNIFVHLQLPLLINQTLLLEEISKVKGANVDHSKGKPSNLMEMLLEWVQVICHKYDVKVESFASLVDGKAMWCLMDHYFHKELHCSHFRKGVQDANYEDSILLSADNTDAIHNFILAQKITSILGNFPEVVQMSDILEHNGPCNEHSVIVLLVFFSSQLIGRKSMDMLNLHKLLGCNCQSPHKKNLSLEKCFLNSEKLVKENGSDEHRDAVKTVRAIHAWWEEMAKRNNSRVHKSSASNVQSHVASNQLSDIQRERAAKIIQSYLRGSIERHKFLKIKSAASLLQTVILAWLMVRQMGTKKASSSITERQSYGWQEHSHTFQKYFKFLVDRHSFIRLRNSALIIQQAARAWIKQIHQSESILDVESKLTDGKLIFKDLQIDAEDNIQVAWRELTMHTSFSNKCIAAIKIQSHWRGWSMRKNFLHQRRAAIKIQTMIRYLKCQMVLQQCTLRSAIIIQSHIRGWVARREANRVRHQIVVIQGHSRSWLVRKDFLNQKNAIIKIQNGLRCVKCWKAFQSYRHAAIEIQRFIRGQVDRRRLVVLKLQRWWKSILWMKSRTRAVTVIQSHIRQWIAKQAARRERHRVVVIQSHWRSWLVRKDFLNQKNAIIKIQNCLRCVKCWKNFQSYRHAAIEIQRIVRGRVNRRRLVGASCLQSVMRYCCMDETSRDFIQSPELKALLYSVLKLQRWWKSVLWMKTRTRAAIIIQSHVRKWIAKQVSIRERNRVVVIQSFWKGYLARKESKDRLQDLRIRVQKSAANVDDSMRLINRLVAALSELLNIRSVTSILHICSTLDVATTHSQNCCEKLVSAGAIDTLLKLISSVSRSIPDQEVLKYALSALRNLARYSHLAEVLINTHGSVETFLWELLRNKEEGFFIASELLKKLCSTQKGYDAVHRRPLLLKRLYSLAEDLKRKARNDKRNGRPLALRDSTERRLREVEELLKLITTG
- the LOC122060031 gene encoding abnormal spindle-like microcephaly-associated protein homolog isoform X3, whose translation is MEGEQPSPSPSPHPSTLLRDISNFRTPKHSSQNPTLNSPFPPFFTASKQTPSSSSSAFRRRTSIAPSSKSKAARKLKAFELEQYQSSRKAQIRKEKSLKYLAKSLTAWLNFLFENPKYCGCDLSALTGAARLENVGTVFANGKKESWPGVDVGIDGAWRTPKRQKDKSWKPAQFADTKPLLSLSAFSSLEVSMREVCSFEDLTKRMRAYMSLGSCKEVLSAMIQVAKNIDEGRFKMKAHCPIVTDVGMKKKATRVLMTYNPIWLRIGLYIIFGGDSLLPTVDVNSDQEVLFLKMVVEKQFFSHVGLAKAYAYNKLVEGLYRPGYFEALGNIILKRFLFLVLILDRAKSQSSLPINYGIDGTDGGSPLLFISQSDIKSSRQVIHDFLSSEVMHGEGNVLAHLVIIGYKVHYQQCSLFEYDFSVKELFEDLQDGIRLCRAIQLLQHDASILTKMAVPSDTRKRDLANCQLAMQYIKHAAVPLYDEDGVMILAEDVANGDKELTLSLLWNIFVHLQLPLLINQTLLLEEISKVKGANVDHSKGKPSNLMEMLLEWVQVICHKYDVKVESFASLVDGKAMWCLMDHYFHKELHCSHFRKGVQDANYEDSILLSADNTDAIHNFILAQKITSILGNFPEVVQMSDILEHNGPCNEHSVIVLLVFFSSQLIGRKSMDMLNLHKLLGCNCQSPHKKNLSLEKCFLNSEKLVKENGSDEHRDAVKTVRAIHAWWEEMAKRNNSRVHKSSASNVQSHVASNQLSDIQRERAAKIIQSYLRGSIERHKFLKIKSAASLLQTVILAWLMVRQMGTKKASSSITERQSYGWQEHSHTFQKYFKFLVDRHSFIRLRNSALIIQQAARAWIKQIHQSESILDVESKLTDGKLIFKDLQIDAEDNIQVAWRELTMHTSFSNKCIAAIKIQSHWRGWSMRKNFLHQRRAAIKIQTMIRYLKCQMVLQQCTLRSAIIIQSHIRGWVARREANRVRHQIVVIQSHWRSWLVRKDFLNQKNAIIKIQNCLRCVKCWKNFQSYRHAAIEIQRIVRGRVNRRRLVGASCLQSVMRYCCMDETSRDFIQSPELKALLYSVLKLQRWWKSVLWMKTRTRAAIIIQSHVRKWIAKQVSIRERNRVVVIQSFWKGYLARKESKDRLQDLRIRVQKSAANVDDSMRLINRLVAALSELLNIRSVTSILHICSTLDVATTHSQNCCEKLVSAGAIDTLLKLISSVSRSIPDQEVLKYALSALRNLARYSHLAEVLINTHGSVETFLWELLRNKEEGFFIASELLKKLCSTQKGYDAVHRRPLLLKRLYSLAEDLKRKARNDKRNGRPLALRDSTERRLREVEELLKLITTG
- the LOC122060031 gene encoding abnormal spindle-like microcephaly-associated protein homolog isoform X1, with product MEGEQPSPSPSPHPSTLLRDISNFRTPKHSSQNPTLNSPFPPFFTASKQTPSSSSSAFRRRTSIAPSSKSKAARKLKAFELEQYQSSRKAQIRKEKSLKYLAKSLTAWLNFLFENPKYCGCDLSALTGAARLENVGTVFANGKKESWPGVDVGIDGAWRTPKRQKDKSWKPAQFADTKPLLSLSAFSSLEVSMREVCSFEDLTKRMRAYMSLGSCKEVLSAMIQVAKNIDEGRFKMKAHCPIVTDVGMKKKATRVLMTYNPIWLRIGLYIIFGGDSLLPTVDVNSDQEVLFLKMVVEKQFFSHVGLAKAYAYNKLVEGLYRPGYFEALGNIILKRFLFLVLILDRAKSQSSLPINYGIDGTDGGSPLLFISQSDIKSSRQVIHDFLSSEVMHGEGNVLAHLVIIGYKVHYQQCSLFEYDFSVKELFEDLQDGIRLCRAIQLLQHDASILTKMAVPSDTRKRDLANCQLAMQYIKHAAVPLYDEDGVMILAEDVANGDKELTLSLLWNIFVHLQLPLLINQTLLLEEISKVKGANVDHSKGKPSNLMEMLLEWVQVICHKYDVKVESFASLVDGKAMWCLMDHYFHKELHCSHFRKGVQDANYEDSILLSADNTDAIHNFILAQKITSILGNFPEVVQMSDILEHNGPCNEHSVIVLLVFFSSQLIGRKSMDMLNLHKLLGCNCQSPHKKNLSLEKCFLNSEKLVKENGSDEHRDAVKTVRAIHAWWEEMAKRNNSRVHKSSASNVQSHVASNQLSDIQRERAAKIIQSYLRGSIERHKFLKIKSAASLLQTVILAWLMVRQMGTKKASSSITERQSYGWQEHSHTFQKYFKFLVDRHSFIRLRNSALIIQQAARAWIKQIHQSESILDVESKLTDGKLIFKDLQIDAEDNIQVAWRELTMHTSFSNKCIAAIKIQSHWRGWSMRKNFLHQRRAAIKIQTMIRYLKCQMVLQQCTLRSAIIIQSHIRGWVARREANRVRHQIVVIQGHSRSWLVRKDFLNQKNAIIKIQNGLRCVKCWKAFQSYRHAAIEIQRFIRGQVDRRRLVGASCLHTVMRHCCMDEILRDFIQSPELKVLLYSVLKLQRWWKSILWMKSRTRAVTVIQSHIRQWIAKQAARRERHRVVVIQSHWRSWLVRKDFLNQKNAIIKIQNCLRCVKCWKNFQSYRHAAIEIQRIVRGRVNRRRLVGASCLQSVMRYCCMDETSRDFIQSPELKALLYSVLKLQRWWKSVLWMKTRTRAAIIIQSHVRKWIAKQVSIRERNRVVVIQSFWKGYLARKESKDRLQDLRIRVQKSAANVDDSMRLINRLVAALSELLNIRSVTSILHICSTLDVATTHSQNCCEKLVSAGAIDTLLKLISSVSRSIPDQEVLKYALSALRNLARYSHLAEVLINTHGSVETFLWELLRNKEEGFFIASELLKKLCSTQKGYDAVHRRPLLLKRLYSLAEDLKRKARNDKRNGRPLALRDSTERRLREVEELLKLITTG